One window from the genome of Nocardioides panaciterrulae encodes:
- a CDS encoding HelD family protein yields MSEQLVENEIGREQAVVDRVYVQLKESARAAQELAREGHGRGRLGHEGGLVERDAMVFQAARRIAQLDAAHEGLVFGRLDLTEDLDPEPRYIGRIGLRDENRDSLLIDWRAPAAAVFYQATAAEPHGVVRRRVLRCLGPTVVGVEDELLDPDSPGAEALPIIGEGALMAQLSRARDRSMHSIVATIQAEQDKAIRAPGKGVVSISGGPGTGKTVVALHRAAYLLYTDRRRYEGGGVLIVGPSGVFMRYIERVLPSLGETAIALRSLGEVVDGVRATRHDEPAVADVKGSARMAEVVRRAARQQAPGSPREFRVFWRDDVIVLDRGVLGRLRRQLMSQGRRNRQLPRVANTLLDAMWRQVRGERGRERGREAFNDEMLSSRAFVDFALAWWPPLEATEVLSWLRDPEFLSRVAEGVLAAEEQRLLSKSWSGDGSLSVEDVPLLDELRYALGDVPQRSDDERELDDTALLQGGHDLQELVTAADREYAPAGRPWTPPTNRIEDDPYAHVLVDEAQDLTPMQWRMVGRRGRTASWTIVGDPAQSSWPVPEESAAARAAALEGKELHEFHLSTNYRNSSEIYAHAAAYASRVGLDADLPTAVRSTGVEPEEVTGVTDLEAATRQAVADVAGRVEGTVGIVVPVARRSEVNAWLASWPELAEDAAGARAAVDSSVTPSGEDRVVVLTGLDTKGLEFDGIVVVRPQEIEDESATGRATLYVVLTRATQLLTTLS; encoded by the coding sequence TTGTCAGAACAGCTCGTCGAGAACGAGATCGGTCGTGAGCAGGCCGTCGTCGACAGGGTCTACGTGCAGCTCAAGGAGTCGGCCCGGGCCGCTCAGGAGCTGGCGCGGGAGGGGCACGGCCGGGGTCGGCTGGGTCACGAGGGTGGCCTGGTCGAGCGCGACGCCATGGTCTTCCAGGCCGCCCGGCGGATCGCCCAGCTCGACGCCGCCCACGAGGGCCTGGTGTTCGGGCGGCTCGACCTCACCGAGGACCTCGATCCCGAGCCGCGCTACATCGGCCGGATCGGGCTGCGCGACGAGAACCGCGACTCGCTGCTGATCGACTGGCGCGCCCCCGCCGCCGCGGTGTTCTACCAGGCCACGGCGGCCGAGCCGCACGGCGTCGTACGCCGCCGTGTCCTGCGCTGCCTGGGTCCGACGGTGGTCGGTGTCGAGGACGAGCTGCTCGACCCTGACAGCCCAGGGGCCGAGGCGCTTCCGATCATCGGCGAGGGCGCGCTGATGGCCCAGCTGTCCCGGGCCCGGGACCGCTCGATGCACTCGATCGTCGCCACCATCCAGGCCGAGCAGGACAAGGCGATCCGGGCACCCGGCAAGGGCGTGGTGTCGATCTCGGGCGGCCCGGGCACCGGCAAGACGGTCGTCGCGCTGCATCGCGCGGCGTACCTGCTCTACACCGACCGCCGCCGCTACGAGGGCGGCGGCGTGCTGATCGTCGGCCCGAGCGGGGTGTTCATGCGCTACATCGAGCGGGTGCTGCCCTCGCTCGGTGAGACCGCGATCGCGCTGCGCTCGCTCGGCGAGGTCGTGGACGGGGTCCGCGCGACCCGGCACGACGAGCCGGCGGTCGCCGACGTCAAGGGCTCGGCCCGGATGGCCGAGGTGGTCCGGCGTGCGGCCCGGCAGCAGGCGCCGGGGAGCCCCCGGGAGTTCCGGGTGTTCTGGCGCGACGACGTGATCGTCCTCGACCGCGGGGTGCTGGGCCGGCTGCGCCGCCAGCTGATGTCGCAGGGCCGCCGCAACCGGCAGCTGCCGCGGGTGGCCAACACGCTGCTCGACGCGATGTGGCGCCAGGTCCGGGGCGAGCGCGGCCGCGAGCGGGGCCGCGAGGCGTTCAACGACGAGATGCTCTCCAGCCGCGCGTTCGTGGACTTCGCGCTGGCCTGGTGGCCGCCGCTCGAGGCGACCGAGGTGCTGTCCTGGCTGCGCGACCCCGAGTTCCTGTCCCGGGTCGCCGAGGGCGTGCTCGCCGCGGAGGAGCAGCGGCTCCTGTCGAAGTCGTGGAGCGGCGACGGCTCGCTGTCGGTGGAGGACGTGCCGCTGCTCGACGAGCTGCGCTACGCGCTGGGCGACGTGCCGCAGCGCAGCGACGACGAGCGCGAGCTCGACGACACCGCCCTGCTGCAGGGCGGCCACGACCTCCAGGAGCTGGTGACCGCCGCCGACCGCGAGTACGCGCCTGCCGGGCGGCCCTGGACGCCCCCGACCAACCGGATCGAGGACGACCCCTACGCCCACGTCCTGGTCGACGAGGCGCAGGACCTCACGCCGATGCAGTGGCGGATGGTCGGGCGCCGCGGCCGGACCGCCTCCTGGACGATCGTCGGCGACCCCGCGCAGTCCTCGTGGCCGGTGCCCGAGGAGTCCGCGGCCGCGCGGGCCGCGGCCCTGGAGGGCAAGGAGCTGCACGAGTTCCACCTGTCCACCAACTACCGCAACTCCTCCGAGATCTACGCCCACGCCGCGGCGTACGCCAGCCGGGTCGGCCTGGACGCCGACCTGCCCACCGCCGTCCGCTCGACGGGGGTGGAGCCGGAGGAGGTCACCGGGGTCACCGACCTCGAGGCGGCGACCCGGCAGGCCGTGGCCGACGTGGCGGGCCGGGTCGAGGGCACCGTCGGGATCGTGGTGCCGGTGGCCCGGCGCTCGGAGGTCAACGCCTGGCTGGCGTCCTGGCCGGAGCTCGCCGAGGACGCCGCCGGTGCGCGCGCCGCGGTGGACTCCTCGGTCACGCCGTCCGGCGAGGACCGGGTCGTCGTGCTGACCGGCCTGGACACCAAGGGCCTGGAGTTCGACGGCATCGTCGTGGTCCGGCCCCAGGAGATCGAGGACGAGTCGGCCACCGGCCGGGCCACGTTGTACGTCGTGCTCACCCGGGCCACGCAGCTGCTCACCACGCTGTCCTGA
- a CDS encoding anthranilate synthase family protein: protein MASTTDARAAIEALQGHEAWAIIRRSTRAGDRDTVGLVGGKRRVVESLLDVPLEEGPPEDGHIADRLLAVPFRQVAERGFEAHDDGTPLVVVEVETELEFSVAEVIDAIDDAGVELADPGGFETSDEEYGKLVETIIRDEIGQGEGANLVIGRHYRARVADWGVAAALTVFRRLLERERGAYWTYVFFTGDRYLIGASPERHVSIHGGDVRMNPISGTFRLPADGDTRAQLLDFLHDEKEIYELFMVVDEELKMMCDLCHEGGQVLGPFLKPMSRLIHTEYLLAGRTSRDPREVLRDTMYAATVTGSPVENACRLIRKYEQQGRGYYGAALAVLGRDPEGGPVVDSPIVIRTADVGLDGRLTVTAGATLVRDSEPASEVAETHAKAGGILSAFGLVPPAPAPRADLAELVADEDVLIALNSRNRRLSSFWLTDQGGSAPDPRLAGRSVVILDGEDDFVNMLRHLLGVLGMTSTVVRHDEYAAGALDGFDLVIVGPGPGDPRDGADPKIATMRAAVASLLAQGRPFLAVCLGHQALCHELGIPLAYKDIVFQGTQSPVAIGGREERVGFYNTFVGRVPTGGEGGGLAGGLPEGVTVEADPATGDVHLVRGPHYRGIQFHAESILTQHGYDLVHDLVVDLLT, encoded by the coding sequence ATGGCTTCCACGACCGACGCCCGGGCCGCGATCGAGGCGCTCCAGGGGCACGAGGCGTGGGCGATCATCCGCCGCTCGACCCGGGCCGGGGACCGGGACACGGTCGGCCTGGTCGGGGGCAAGCGGCGGGTGGTGGAGTCGCTGCTCGACGTACCGCTCGAGGAGGGCCCGCCCGAGGACGGCCACATCGCCGACCGCCTGCTGGCGGTGCCGTTCCGGCAGGTGGCCGAGCGCGGGTTCGAGGCCCACGACGACGGCACCCCGCTGGTGGTGGTCGAGGTCGAGACCGAGCTCGAGTTCTCCGTCGCGGAGGTGATCGACGCGATCGACGACGCCGGCGTCGAGCTCGCCGACCCGGGCGGCTTCGAGACCAGCGACGAGGAGTACGGCAAGCTCGTCGAGACGATCATCCGCGACGAGATCGGCCAGGGCGAGGGCGCCAACCTCGTCATCGGCCGGCACTACCGCGCGCGGGTCGCCGACTGGGGGGTCGCGGCGGCCCTGACCGTGTTCCGCCGGCTGCTCGAGCGCGAGCGCGGCGCCTACTGGACCTACGTCTTCTTCACCGGCGACCGCTACCTCATCGGCGCCAGCCCCGAGCGGCACGTCTCGATCCACGGCGGCGACGTGCGGATGAACCCGATCAGCGGCACCTTCCGCCTGCCCGCCGACGGCGACACCCGGGCCCAGCTCCTGGACTTCCTCCACGACGAGAAGGAGATCTACGAGCTCTTCATGGTCGTCGACGAGGAGCTGAAGATGATGTGCGACCTGTGCCACGAGGGTGGCCAGGTGCTCGGCCCGTTCCTCAAGCCGATGAGCCGCCTGATCCACACCGAGTACCTCCTCGCCGGCCGCACCAGCCGGGACCCGCGCGAGGTGCTCCGCGACACGATGTACGCCGCCACGGTCACCGGCTCCCCGGTGGAGAACGCCTGCCGGCTGATCCGCAAGTACGAGCAGCAGGGCCGCGGCTACTACGGCGCCGCCCTGGCCGTGCTCGGCCGCGACCCCGAGGGCGGCCCGGTCGTGGACAGCCCGATCGTGATCCGCACCGCCGACGTCGGCCTCGACGGGCGGCTCACCGTCACCGCCGGCGCGACCCTGGTCCGCGACTCCGAGCCGGCGTCCGAGGTCGCGGAGACGCACGCCAAGGCCGGCGGCATCCTCAGTGCCTTCGGGCTGGTGCCGCCCGCCCCGGCGCCGCGGGCCGACCTCGCCGAGCTGGTCGCCGACGAGGACGTGCTGATCGCGCTGAACTCCCGCAACCGCCGGCTCTCGTCGTTCTGGCTCACCGACCAGGGCGGCTCCGCCCCCGACCCGCGGCTGGCCGGACGCAGCGTGGTGATCCTCGACGGCGAGGACGACTTCGTGAACATGCTGCGCCACCTGCTGGGCGTGCTGGGCATGACCAGCACCGTGGTGCGCCATGACGAGTACGCCGCCGGCGCGCTCGACGGGTTCGACCTGGTCATCGTCGGACCCGGCCCGGGCGACCCCCGGGACGGGGCCGACCCGAAGATCGCGACGATGCGCGCGGCGGTCGCCTCGCTGCTCGCGCAGGGCCGGCCGTTCCTGGCGGTCTGCCTGGGTCACCAGGCGCTGTGCCACGAGCTGGGGATCCCGCTCGCCTACAAGGACATCGTCTTCCAGGGCACCCAGTCGCCGGTGGCCATCGGCGGCCGCGAGGAGCGGGTGGGCTTCTACAACACCTTCGTCGGCCGGGTCCCGACCGGCGGCGAGGGGGGCGGTCTGGCCGGGGGGCTGCCCGAGGGGGTCACCGTCGAGGCCGACCCGGCCACCGGCGACGTGCACCTGGTGCGCGGGCCGCACTACCGGGGGATCCAGTTCCACGCCGAGTCGATCCTCACCCAGCACGGCTACGACCTGGTCCACGACCTCGTCGTCGACCTGCTCACCTGA
- a CDS encoding TetR family transcriptional regulator C-terminal domain-containing protein codes for MPRKIDYADRGDLIVDSVCRIVLRGGLPALSLRAVAGEIGMSPSSLLHQFDNRARLLSVSAAKVGAARTRYATWACHQRGPVGLLPRRPDDLDRARVWLAFVELARSEQDVAEVVAHIRDEERQILMRTTLLDAGAPELVALAALIDGLLSGMTAGRDPLPLECAERALALHLHHTGLALERQARVVDERSTTTDPPPGDGPGDGAPPPVGPARVR; via the coding sequence GTGCCCCGCAAGATCGACTACGCCGACCGCGGCGACCTGATCGTGGACTCCGTCTGCCGGATCGTCCTCCGCGGTGGACTGCCCGCCCTGTCCCTGCGCGCGGTGGCCGGCGAGATCGGGATGAGCCCCTCCTCGCTGCTCCACCAGTTCGACAATCGTGCCCGGCTGCTCAGCGTGTCCGCGGCGAAGGTCGGCGCCGCGCGGACGCGGTACGCGACGTGGGCGTGCCACCAGCGCGGACCGGTCGGCCTGCTCCCCCGCCGTCCGGACGATCTCGACCGCGCGCGGGTCTGGCTCGCCTTCGTGGAGCTGGCCCGCTCGGAGCAGGACGTGGCCGAGGTGGTCGCGCACATCCGTGACGAGGAGCGGCAGATCCTCATGCGCACCACCCTGCTCGACGCCGGGGCGCCCGAGCTGGTGGCGCTGGCGGCACTCATCGACGGCCTCCTCTCAGGCATGACCGCCGGCCGCGACCCGCTCCCGCTCGAGTGCGCCGAGCGGGCGCTGGCCCTTCACCTCCACCACACCGGCCTGGCCCTGGAGCGGCAGGCCCGGGTGGTGGACGAACGTTCGACCACCACGGACCCCCCTCCCGGAGACGGGCCCGGAGACGGGGCACCTCCCCCCGTCGGCCCGGCTCGGGTCAGGTGA
- a CDS encoding VOC family protein, which translates to MRARLHHLVLDCPDPRALARFWSALLDQPVTYDSDDWVVVAASDRASGLAFQLAPDHRRPTWPSPAVPQQAHLDVMVEDPAAAGPEVLALGATHLAGDVYADPAGHPFCLVTRPGWAVPLE; encoded by the coding sequence ATGCGCGCACGCCTCCACCACCTCGTCCTGGACTGCCCCGACCCCCGGGCGCTGGCCCGGTTCTGGTCGGCGCTGCTCGACCAGCCGGTCACCTACGACAGCGACGACTGGGTGGTCGTGGCCGCCTCCGACCGCGCCTCCGGCCTGGCCTTCCAGCTCGCGCCCGACCACCGTCGGCCCACCTGGCCCTCCCCGGCGGTGCCCCAGCAGGCCCATCTCGACGTGATGGTCGAGGACCCCGCGGCGGCCGGCCCGGAGGTGCTGGCGCTGGGCGCGACGCACCTGGCGGGGGACGTGTACGCCGACCCGGCCGGCCACCCGTTCTGCCTGGTCACCCGGCCGGGCTGGGCGGTGCCGCTGGAGTGA
- a CDS encoding spore germination protein GerW family protein encodes MSLADVVSTARDALTVKRVFGEPYEKDGTTVIPAANVTGGAGGGTGHDEKGQEGEGGGFGLSGRPAGVYVVREGRVSWRPAVDPNRVVTVLGLVLVAFLLSRPRLVRARAAVGKWEMLAARRAARRATGAGHEDA; translated from the coding sequence ATGAGCCTTGCGGACGTGGTCAGCACAGCCCGGGACGCCCTGACGGTGAAGCGGGTGTTCGGGGAGCCCTACGAGAAGGACGGCACCACCGTCATCCCGGCCGCGAACGTGACCGGCGGCGCCGGGGGCGGCACCGGTCACGACGAGAAGGGCCAGGAGGGCGAGGGCGGCGGGTTCGGCCTGAGCGGGCGCCCCGCCGGGGTTTACGTCGTCCGCGAGGGCCGGGTCAGCTGGCGGCCCGCGGTCGACCCGAACCGGGTCGTGACCGTCCTCGGCCTGGTGCTCGTCGCCTTCCTGCTCAGCCGGCCGCGGCTGGTCCGGGCCCGGGCGGCGGTCGGCAAGTGGGAGATGCTCGCCGCACGCCGGGCCGCCCGGCGCGCGACCGGCGCCGGCCACGAGGACGCCTGA
- a CDS encoding alpha/beta fold hydrolase: MSIGITWRHLLVDGRDTSYGVAGSGPTVVFLHGWGLSHRTYRHGLERLVGRGVRVVAPALPGFGGTAALPAAAFSLEGYAAWVAAFLRELGTEEPVTLAGHSFGGGVALRTAHDHPELVGQLVLINSIGGSVWARRGELPVLMSDRPVWDWGLHLAAHAISVRSFTRVMPVIAADAVPNFLLHPGTLWRVGRLARDANLSEELEELKGRGLPIVIVWGRDDTVIPWACAESLVIALGGPEVVTVPGNHSWLLADPNRFAEVITNVLGVAEDEETQAS, translated from the coding sequence ATGAGCATCGGCATTACCTGGAGGCACCTCCTGGTCGACGGACGTGACACGTCGTACGGCGTCGCGGGCAGCGGACCCACCGTGGTGTTCCTGCACGGTTGGGGGCTCTCCCACCGCACCTACCGGCACGGGCTCGAGCGTCTCGTCGGGCGCGGGGTGCGGGTGGTCGCACCGGCGCTGCCGGGGTTCGGCGGCACCGCCGCACTCCCCGCCGCGGCGTTCAGCCTGGAGGGGTACGCCGCGTGGGTGGCGGCGTTCCTGCGCGAGCTCGGGACCGAGGAGCCGGTCACCCTGGCCGGGCACTCCTTCGGCGGCGGGGTGGCGCTGCGGACCGCCCACGACCACCCGGAGCTCGTGGGCCAGCTGGTGCTGATCAACTCGATCGGCGGGTCGGTCTGGGCCCGCCGGGGCGAGCTGCCGGTCCTGATGTCCGACCGGCCGGTGTGGGACTGGGGCCTGCACCTGGCCGCGCACGCGATCTCGGTGCGCTCCTTCACCCGGGTGATGCCGGTGATCGCGGCCGACGCCGTGCCGAACTTCCTGCTGCACCCCGGCACGCTGTGGCGGGTGGGCCGGCTGGCCCGCGACGCCAACCTGTCCGAGGAGCTCGAGGAGCTCAAGGGCCGCGGCCTGCCGATCGTGATCGTCTGGGGCCGGGACGACACCGTGATCCCCTGGGCGTGCGCGGAGTCGCTGGTCATCGCCCTGGGCGGACCCGAGGTGGTCACCGTGCCCGGCAACCACAGCTGGCTGCTGGCCGACCCGAACCGGTTCGCCGAGGTGATCACCAACGTGCTCGGGGTGGCCGAGGACGAGGAGACGCAGGCGTCCTGA
- a CDS encoding phosphopantetheine-binding protein, protein MNEHDARAAVSTALLRIVPDADLEALGDDAVLRTELELDSLDFLSFVEQLSSSTGRRIEEDDYPSLRTMHSCLGFLTG, encoded by the coding sequence GTGAACGAGCACGACGCCCGCGCCGCCGTCAGCACCGCCCTGCTCCGGATCGTCCCGGACGCCGACCTCGAGGCGCTCGGCGACGACGCGGTGCTGCGCACCGAGCTGGAGCTGGACTCGCTGGACTTCCTGTCCTTCGTCGAGCAGCTGAGCAGCTCGACCGGACGGCGGATCGAGGAGGACGACTACCCCTCGCTGCGCACCATGCACTCCTGTCTCGGCTTCCTGACCGGTTGA
- a CDS encoding dihydrolipoamide acetyltransferase family protein: MSDFTMPSLGADMDEGTLLEWLVKPGDAVRKGDILAVVDTSKAAVEVESFADGVVDRLVVEPGTRVPVGAVLATLGEPETAAAGEPVPVPAPAEAPAPAAPAEAPVATPGERPAGHPARREPAHRRVPPGLRVSSPSVRREAERLGLDLATITGTGRGGAITRADVSRAAAHPEPAPRRVTPYARALADQLGVDLQRVPTTGRGPVRAADVRAAAAAAPSEPAPAAEPAPGAERVPAAAGEDRRAAMRHQIATVMARSKREIPHYYLTATVDLGRAVAWMRERNRDLPVAERLVPAALLLKATALAAARVPELNGFWVDDAFRPGAGVHVGVAVSLRGGGLVAPALHDADRLDVVALMAGMRDLVTRARAGRLHRAELSDPTLTVTNLGDQGVESVHGVIYPPQVALVGFGRVAERPWAIDGLLGVRPLTVATLAADHRATDGFTGGRFLATVDDLLQHPEDL; this comes from the coding sequence ATGAGCGACTTCACGATGCCGTCGCTGGGCGCGGACATGGACGAGGGGACGCTGCTGGAGTGGCTGGTCAAGCCCGGCGACGCCGTGCGCAAGGGCGACATCCTGGCCGTCGTCGACACCTCCAAGGCCGCGGTCGAGGTGGAGAGCTTCGCCGACGGGGTCGTGGACCGGCTCGTCGTCGAGCCCGGCACCCGGGTCCCGGTCGGCGCGGTGCTGGCGACGCTCGGGGAGCCCGAGACGGCGGCCGCCGGGGAACCGGTCCCGGTTCCGGCTCCGGCTGAGGCTCCGGCTCCGGCGGCCCCGGCCGAGGCTCCGGTGGCGACTCCGGGCGAGCGGCCGGCAGGGCATCCGGCGCGGCGCGAGCCCGCCCACCGCAGGGTGCCGCCGGGGCTGCGGGTCAGCTCGCCCTCGGTGCGCCGCGAGGCCGAACGGCTCGGCCTCGACCTCGCCACGATCACCGGCACCGGGCGGGGCGGGGCGATCACCCGCGCGGACGTGTCCCGGGCCGCGGCCCACCCGGAGCCGGCGCCGCGCCGGGTCACGCCGTACGCCCGCGCGCTGGCCGACCAGCTGGGCGTCGACCTTCAGCGGGTCCCGACGACCGGGCGCGGCCCCGTGCGCGCCGCGGACGTGCGCGCCGCCGCTGCGGCCGCACCGAGCGAGCCGGCTCCCGCCGCCGAGCCGGCTCCGGGCGCCGAGCGGGTCCCGGCCGCGGCGGGCGAGGACCGGCGGGCCGCGATGCGCCACCAGATCGCCACGGTGATGGCCCGCTCGAAGCGGGAGATCCCGCACTACTACCTGACCGCCACCGTGGACCTGGGCCGGGCGGTGGCCTGGATGCGGGAGCGCAACCGGGACCTGCCCGTGGCCGAGCGGCTGGTGCCGGCGGCGCTGCTGCTCAAGGCGACCGCGCTCGCGGCCGCCCGGGTGCCCGAGCTCAACGGGTTCTGGGTCGACGACGCGTTCCGCCCGGGCGCCGGGGTGCACGTCGGGGTCGCGGTCTCCCTGCGCGGCGGCGGGCTGGTGGCGCCGGCACTGCACGACGCCGACCGGCTCGACGTGGTGGCGCTGATGGCCGGCATGCGCGACCTGGTCACCCGGGCGCGCGCCGGGCGACTGCACCGCGCCGAGCTCAGCGACCCCACCCTCACCGTCACCAACCTCGGCGACCAGGGCGTGGAGTCCGTGCACGGGGTGATCTACCCGCCCCAGGTGGCGCTGGTCGGGTTCGGCCGGGTCGCGGAGCGGCCGTGGGCGATCGACGGGCTGCTCGGCGTCCGCCCCCTGACCGTGGCCACCCTCGCGGCCGACCACCGCGCCACGGACGGCTTCACCGGCGGCCGGTTCCTCGCCACCGTCGACGACCTGCTCCAGCACCCGGAGGACCTGTGA
- a CDS encoding alpha-ketoacid dehydrogenase subunit beta, with product MSAPAATAAPTTGATTTYREAMREAIREAMRADERVFLMGEDVGSYGGSFAVSLGLLEEFGPDRIRDTPLSESGFVGAGIGAALNGMRPIVEVMTVNFSLLALDQILNNAASLLHMSGGQFNVPLVIRMTTGAGRQLAAQHSHSLEGWYASIPGLRVLAPATVADARGMLAPALADPDPVLIFEHGSLYNSSGPLPDGPVELERAAVRRAGDAVTIVAYGGCVPKALAAADLLAAEGRSAEVVDLRSLRPLDDATLMASVRRTHRAVVVDEGWRTGSLAAEISARITEQAFFALDAPVERVCTAEVPLPYPRHLEEAALPQPDTIAAAARRTWE from the coding sequence ATGAGCGCCCCCGCCGCCACCGCGGCCCCCACCACGGGCGCGACCACGACCTACCGCGAGGCGATGCGCGAGGCCATCCGGGAGGCGATGCGCGCCGACGAGCGGGTGTTCTTGATGGGCGAGGACGTCGGCAGCTACGGCGGCAGCTTCGCGGTGAGCCTGGGGCTGCTCGAGGAGTTCGGGCCGGACCGGATCCGGGACACCCCGCTGTCGGAGTCGGGGTTCGTCGGCGCCGGGATCGGGGCCGCGCTCAACGGCATGCGGCCGATCGTCGAGGTGATGACGGTCAACTTCAGCCTGCTCGCGCTGGACCAGATCCTCAACAACGCCGCCTCGCTGCTGCACATGTCCGGGGGGCAGTTCAACGTGCCGCTGGTGATCCGGATGACCACCGGCGCCGGGCGGCAGCTGGCCGCCCAGCACTCGCACAGCCTGGAGGGGTGGTACGCCAGCATCCCCGGCCTGCGGGTGCTCGCCCCGGCGACGGTCGCCGACGCCCGCGGGATGCTGGCCCCGGCGCTCGCGGACCCCGACCCGGTGCTGATCTTCGAGCACGGGTCGCTCTACAACTCCTCGGGCCCGCTGCCCGACGGGCCGGTCGAGCTCGAGCGGGCGGCGGTGCGGCGCGCCGGCGACGCAGTCACGATCGTGGCGTACGGCGGCTGCGTGCCCAAGGCCCTGGCCGCGGCCGATCTGCTGGCCGCCGAGGGCCGCTCGGCCGAGGTCGTCGACCTGCGCTCCCTGCGGCCGCTGGACGACGCGACGCTGATGGCCTCGGTGCGGCGCACCCACCGGGCGGTCGTGGTCGACGAGGGCTGGCGCACCGGCAGCCTCGCCGCCGAGATCAGCGCCCGGATCACCGAGCAGGCCTTCTTCGCGCTCGACGCGCCGGTGGAGCGGGTCTGCACCGCCGAGGTGCCGCTGCCCTACCCGCGGCACCTCGAGGAGGCGGCGCTGCCGCAGCCGGACACCATCGCGGCGGCCGCCCGACGGACCTGGGAGTGA
- the pdhA gene encoding pyruvate dehydrogenase (acetyl-transferring) E1 component subunit alpha, translated as MSLLEERVTATHRRQLLRTMLLIRRFEEVCAELYSATRIRGFLHLYVGEEAVATGVMSTLRPEDAVVSTYREHGHALARGVPVAAIMAEMFGRSTGCSRGRGGSMHLFDAGTRFLGGNAVVAGGIPLAIGLALADRMRGSTTGGSDPVTACFFGDGAVAEGEFHEAMNLAALWRLPVLFCCENNRYAMGTALAKEHAQTDLALRASSYGMTAWAVDGMDVLAVEEAATRATEEVRGGGAPVFLELRTYRFRAHSMYDPDRYRTKDEIAAWRAHDPIPALQERMRAEDQLDDDALADLEKEVADLLAEAVATAEEGPLEPVDELTRFVTSPGGVAADGLA; from the coding sequence ATGAGCCTGCTGGAGGAGCGCGTCACCGCCACCCACCGGAGGCAGCTGCTGCGCACGATGCTGCTGATCCGCCGGTTCGAGGAGGTCTGCGCCGAGCTCTACAGCGCCACCCGGATCCGGGGCTTCCTGCACCTCTACGTCGGGGAGGAGGCGGTCGCCACCGGGGTGATGTCGACGCTGCGGCCCGAGGACGCGGTCGTCTCGACCTACCGCGAGCACGGACACGCGCTGGCCCGCGGGGTACCGGTCGCGGCGATCATGGCCGAGATGTTCGGCCGCAGCACCGGGTGCAGCCGCGGCCGCGGCGGATCGATGCACCTCTTCGACGCCGGCACCCGCTTCCTCGGCGGCAACGCCGTGGTGGCCGGCGGGATCCCGCTGGCGATCGGGCTGGCGCTGGCCGACCGGATGCGGGGCTCGACCACCGGCGGCTCGGACCCGGTCACCGCCTGCTTCTTCGGCGACGGGGCGGTGGCCGAGGGCGAGTTCCACGAGGCGATGAACCTCGCCGCGCTCTGGCGGCTGCCGGTGCTGTTCTGCTGCGAGAACAACCGCTACGCGATGGGCACCGCGCTCGCCAAGGAGCACGCCCAGACCGACCTGGCGCTGCGGGCCTCGTCGTACGGCATGACCGCGTGGGCGGTCGACGGCATGGACGTGCTCGCGGTCGAGGAGGCCGCCACCCGGGCCACCGAGGAGGTGCGCGGCGGCGGGGCGCCGGTGTTCCTGGAGCTGCGGACCTACCGGTTCCGGGCGCACTCGATGTACGACCCCGACCGCTACCGCACCAAGGACGAGATCGCCGCCTGGCGCGCCCACGACCCGATCCCGGCACTCCAGGAGCGGATGCGGGCCGAGGACCAGCTCGACGACGACGCGCTCGCCGACCTCGAGAAGGAGGTGGCCGACCTGCTCGCGGAGGCGGTGGCCACCGCGGAGGAGGGACCGCTGGAGCCGGTCGACGAGCTCACCCGCTTCGTCACCAGCCCCGGCGGCGTGGCCGCGGACGGCCTGGCATGA